A single region of the Devosia sp. FJ2-5-3 genome encodes:
- a CDS encoding NAD(P) transhydrogenase subunit alpha has product MPETTIIQLFVFLLASFVGLMTIHRVPPLLHTPLMAATNAMSGISLVASLVLAGANHGWLGTIFGTIAVAMAMANVVGGFLITDRMLAMFKSDNKKADKAAK; this is encoded by the coding sequence ATGCCCGAAACGACAATCATCCAACTCTTCGTGTTCCTGCTGGCCAGCTTTGTTGGCCTCATGACCATCCACCGCGTCCCCCCGCTCCTGCACACCCCGCTGATGGCCGCCACCAACGCCATGTCCGGCATTTCGCTCGTGGCATCGCTGGTTCTGGCCGGCGCCAATCACGGCTGGCTCGGCACCATTTTCGGCACCATCGCCGTGGCCATGGCCATGGCCAACGTCGTCGGCGGCTTCCTGATCACCGACCGCATGCTGGCCATGTTCAAGTCCGACAACAAGAAGGCCGATAAGGCAGCGAAATGA
- a CDS encoding dihydrofolate reductase family protein — MAKLFFGMNQSLDGYVDHTRVGSPSPKLFRHFVEQTDALAGSLYGRTLYGLMTYWDEDQQGWDADHRAFAAAWRKSPKWIVSSTLQAVGPNATLLRGDLETEVRRLKTEIEGEIEIGGPKLARTLTQLGLIDEYRIYLHPEVLGHGTPFFAEARPPLRLASYEQIDDNVLRLSYTPV, encoded by the coding sequence ATGGCCAAGCTTTTCTTCGGAATGAACCAGTCGCTAGATGGCTATGTCGACCACACAAGGGTAGGATCACCCAGTCCCAAGCTGTTCCGTCATTTCGTCGAGCAAACAGATGCTCTTGCCGGTAGCCTCTATGGCCGAACTCTTTATGGGCTGATGACCTATTGGGATGAAGACCAGCAAGGCTGGGACGCGGATCACCGCGCATTTGCAGCGGCGTGGCGCAAGTCGCCAAAATGGATTGTGTCGAGCACACTGCAGGCGGTCGGACCCAATGCAACACTGTTGCGCGGCGACCTCGAAACAGAAGTACGCCGGCTAAAGACCGAGATCGAAGGTGAGATCGAAATTGGTGGTCCCAAGTTGGCGCGTACCCTGACCCAACTTGGCCTTATCGACGAATACCGCATCTATCTGCATCCGGAGGTTCTCGGCCACGGCACCCCCTTCTTCGCAGAAGCGCGCCCGCCATTGCGTTTAGCCAGCTATGAGCAAATCGACGACAATGTATTGAGGCTCAGTTACACCCCAGTCTGA
- a CDS encoding DoxX family protein — MNKSKVAYWISTVLLCMIYGSGAIMYILQRPLVEEGFGYFGYPAYLVSVLIVAKIAAPLTILTRFSVQLSDLAYAGMLFHLLLAISAHLSVVDMGFVPALLALALLAVSFLTQNAGRKVASPNVPLFAFGKSPKILKQVQG, encoded by the coding sequence ATGAACAAAAGCAAAGTTGCGTACTGGATCAGCACCGTTTTGCTGTGCATGATCTATGGATCGGGTGCGATCATGTACATTCTGCAGCGGCCGCTAGTTGAAGAGGGGTTTGGGTATTTCGGTTATCCGGCCTATTTGGTCAGTGTGTTGATCGTAGCCAAGATTGCCGCGCCCCTAACGATCCTGACACGCTTTTCAGTGCAGCTCAGCGATCTGGCTTACGCTGGTATGCTCTTTCACCTCCTTCTGGCTATTTCGGCCCATTTGAGCGTTGTCGACATGGGGTTCGTTCCAGCGCTTCTTGCCCTAGCCCTGCTGGCGGTTTCTTTCCTGACCCAGAACGCGGGGCGCAAGGTTGCGTCTCCAAATGTCCCTCTATTTGCTTTCGGCAAGTCACCTAAAATTTTGAAGCAGGTGCAGGGATGA
- a CDS encoding NAD(P)(+) transhydrogenase (Re/Si-specific) subunit beta, whose amino-acid sequence MTDIFIQLAYLVAAFFFINALRVLGRPETARRGMQMAALGMLIAVVATLFHARIIEYQWIVVGIVAGAAIGYPLGMFVPMTAMPQRIAISHAFGALAATLVGLGEYHHGFTTNHLDSGHVAALALEVLLGGLTVTGSIMAAGKLQGWLPQKPITFPFQNISNFILLGIAVAGLVWMIIVPDAWPIFIVMLIVSLAIGVLIVLPIGGADMPVVVSLLNAYAGLAAVATGFALNNNILIIVGALDGASGIILSIAMSKAMNRSFANVLFGAFGSDATAAAAGPAGATGGEMSAVSSEDAALRLAYAKRVVIVPGYGLAVSQAQHQVRELADLIEKRGGDVKFAIHPVAGRMPGHMNVLLAEAGVAYDKLIDMDEINEKFAETDVVLVIGANDVVNPAANTNPSSPIYGMPILKVSEAQSVIAMKRGPGKGFSGVENDLFFDPKTSMLFGDAKQSLIQLAAEVKEA is encoded by the coding sequence ATGACCGATATCTTTATTCAGCTCGCCTACCTTGTAGCGGCATTCTTCTTCATCAACGCGCTGCGCGTGCTCGGTCGCCCGGAAACGGCGCGCCGCGGCATGCAGATGGCCGCCCTCGGCATGCTCATCGCCGTTGTGGCAACGCTCTTCCACGCCCGCATCATTGAATATCAATGGATCGTCGTCGGCATCGTCGCCGGTGCCGCCATCGGCTATCCGCTCGGCATGTTCGTGCCGATGACGGCCATGCCGCAGCGTATCGCCATCAGCCACGCCTTCGGCGCGCTTGCCGCAACCCTCGTGGGTCTGGGCGAATACCACCACGGCTTCACCACCAATCACCTCGATAGCGGCCACGTTGCCGCCCTCGCCCTCGAAGTGCTGCTCGGTGGCCTGACCGTGACCGGCTCGATCATGGCCGCCGGCAAGCTGCAAGGCTGGTTGCCGCAAAAGCCGATCACCTTCCCCTTCCAGAACATCTCCAACTTCATCCTGCTCGGCATCGCCGTCGCCGGGCTGGTCTGGATGATCATTGTTCCCGATGCCTGGCCGATCTTCATCGTCATGCTGATCGTGTCGCTGGCCATCGGCGTGCTCATCGTTCTGCCGATCGGTGGCGCCGACATGCCGGTGGTGGTCTCGCTGCTCAACGCCTATGCCGGCCTTGCCGCCGTGGCGACCGGTTTCGCGCTCAACAACAACATCCTGATCATCGTCGGCGCACTCGATGGCGCCAGCGGCATCATCCTCTCCATCGCCATGTCCAAGGCCATGAACCGGTCCTTTGCCAACGTCCTGTTCGGCGCCTTTGGCTCCGACGCAACCGCCGCTGCCGCCGGCCCGGCCGGCGCGACCGGTGGCGAAATGTCCGCGGTGTCGTCCGAAGACGCTGCCCTGCGCCTCGCCTATGCCAAGCGCGTGGTGATCGTCCCCGGCTACGGCCTCGCCGTCAGCCAGGCCCAGCATCAGGTGCGTGAGCTTGCCGATCTCATCGAAAAGCGCGGTGGCGACGTAAAATTTGCGATCCACCCCGTTGCCGGCCGCATGCCCGGCCACATGAACGTGCTGCTCGCCGAAGCCGGTGTGGCTTATGACAAGCTCATCGACATGGACGAGATCAACGAGAAGTTCGCCGAGACCGACGTCGTGCTCGTCATCGGCGCCAACGACGTGGTCAACCCGGCTGCCAACACCAACCCGTCCTCGCCGATCTACGGCATGCCGATCCTCAAGGTCTCGGAAGCCCAGAGCGTCATCGCCATGAAGCGCGGTCCGGGCAAGGGTTTTTCGGGCGTCGAGAACGATCTGTTCTTCGACCCCAAGACCTCCATGCTCTTCGGCGACGCCAAGCAGTCGCTGATCCAGCTCGCCGCCGAAGTCAAGGAAGCCTGA
- a CDS encoding helix-turn-helix domain-containing protein yields the protein MRLKRSGCPINLTLETFGDRWSLIILRDTMFGGRRRSFRSFLTESMEGIASNILSDRLQRLTASGLLTRAADPGHKQRVVYSLTESAIELVPLMAFMGTWGIRHALPSIELSTRAQVLEDGGPQLWAEFMDELRHIHLGSPAPQCSALAKMQSAYEASILA from the coding sequence ATGAGATTGAAGCGCTCGGGATGCCCGATCAATCTGACTTTGGAAACCTTTGGCGATCGATGGAGCCTGATCATTCTGCGTGACACCATGTTCGGTGGTCGTCGTCGAAGCTTCCGATCGTTTCTGACCGAAAGTATGGAAGGCATCGCTTCCAACATCCTTTCAGATCGCCTGCAGCGGTTAACCGCAAGCGGACTTCTCACACGTGCCGCTGACCCTGGTCACAAGCAACGGGTTGTTTATAGCTTGACAGAAAGCGCCATAGAGCTGGTTCCGCTCATGGCCTTTATGGGAACCTGGGGCATTCGCCATGCCTTACCGTCCATCGAGCTATCAACGCGTGCACAGGTCCTTGAAGATGGCGGCCCTCAACTCTGGGCAGAGTTCATGGATGAGCTGCGGCACATTCATTTGGGTTCGCCAGCGCCGCAATGCTCCGCTCTGGCAAAGATGCAGTCGGCTTACGAAGCCTCCATTCTTGCATAG
- a CDS encoding ester cyclase: MQELLSTYQSYLDCLNAQDWSRLGDFVHDEVSHNGRLFGLAGYRVMLENDFQQIPDLQFRAELLVCEPPFVAARLWFNCSPKGNFLGLALNGRTVSFAENIFYEFDGDKIKTAWSVSIKLPSKISFHSEHCPPG, encoded by the coding sequence ATGCAGGAGCTGCTCTCGACATATCAGTCTTATCTCGATTGTCTCAACGCACAGGATTGGTCTCGTCTTGGCGATTTCGTGCATGACGAGGTAAGCCATAATGGGCGACTGTTTGGACTAGCAGGCTACCGTGTGATGCTGGAAAACGATTTTCAGCAAATACCCGATCTCCAATTTAGGGCTGAACTGCTAGTCTGTGAGCCGCCCTTCGTCGCAGCTCGCCTTTGGTTCAATTGCTCGCCAAAGGGTAATTTCCTCGGGCTCGCACTTAACGGCAGGACCGTGTCGTTCGCTGAAAACATTTTCTACGAGTTTGACGGCGACAAAATCAAAACAGCGTGGTCGGTGTCGATAAAACTGCCATCGAAGATCAGCTTCCATAGTGAACATTGCCCGCCAGGGTGA
- a CDS encoding MBL fold metallo-hydrolase: MKSGFSVPIKRYTVADLLVDGHRIPVNVHVIAHPDANILVDTGIRELHPAAADMEPRLYPLSELNFDFAGIDIVVNTHLHFDHCGNNHRFAGRPIYVQQRELDDALNTDDYTIREWVDSPGVKYVPVNGEHLLLPGIRLVPAPGHSDGMQVVVIETGGRPIVIGGDVAVWFGELDEPTSEGQFRVLSLNPEAVWLTHVDEPWRPGNLTKSPSSSM; this comes from the coding sequence ATGAAGTCCGGCTTCTCTGTACCCATCAAGCGCTACACAGTCGCTGATCTGCTCGTCGACGGTCATCGCATCCCTGTAAATGTGCATGTTATCGCGCATCCGGACGCAAATATCCTTGTCGATACGGGCATTCGAGAACTGCATCCGGCCGCAGCAGATATGGAGCCTCGTCTCTACCCGTTGAGTGAACTGAACTTTGACTTCGCCGGCATCGACATAGTCGTCAACACGCACCTGCACTTCGATCACTGTGGCAACAATCATCGCTTCGCCGGCAGGCCGATATATGTGCAGCAGCGCGAACTGGACGACGCACTCAACACGGACGACTACACCATTCGTGAGTGGGTCGATTCACCAGGCGTCAAGTATGTGCCCGTCAACGGCGAGCATCTACTTCTGCCTGGCATTCGCCTGGTTCCTGCTCCAGGGCATTCGGACGGCATGCAGGTCGTTGTCATCGAAACAGGTGGACGACCGATCGTGATCGGCGGCGACGTTGCGGTTTGGTTTGGTGAGTTGGATGAGCCGACTTCCGAAGGTCAATTCCGCGTGCTGTCCTTAAATCCCGAAGCGGTTTGGCTTACGCACGTCGATGAGCCCTGGCGACCTGGCAACCTGACGAAATCACCCTCGTCGAGTATGTGA